A stretch of Imperialibacter roseus DNA encodes these proteins:
- a CDS encoding DegT/DnrJ/EryC1/StrS family aminotransferase: MNTIPHFDISRQHQKLRPALDEAYDRVLSKSWFVLGEEVKAFEKEFGEYLGVKHCIGCGNGTDALELALKAAGIKAGDEVIVPANTWVSLAESVINVGASPVFADALPGEYTIDPASVQRCISKTTRAIIVVHQYGQPAHVNELLEIRDAHKLVLIEDCAHAHGAVYQEKNVGTIGDFGCFSFYPTKNLGCLGDGGAVVTNDDEYAATVRLVGNHGQPARDVHKVAGRNSRLHELQAAFLRSKLPLLDQWNTRRRSIATYYMYGLDRSMYRLPQVGDPDYAVFHQYVIQTDDRENLIRHLDRGGVGVAIHYPAPINELSPYRSFRTDPEGLSVCSSEKSSILSLPMFPELTDDEVQRVIHTLNNFRG; the protein is encoded by the coding sequence ATGAATACAATCCCACATTTTGATATAAGCCGACAACATCAGAAGCTGAGACCCGCTCTTGACGAGGCTTATGACAGGGTGCTGAGCAAAAGCTGGTTTGTTCTTGGTGAGGAGGTCAAGGCCTTTGAGAAGGAGTTTGGAGAGTATTTGGGCGTGAAGCACTGCATTGGCTGCGGCAATGGCACCGACGCCCTGGAGCTGGCATTGAAGGCTGCGGGTATAAAGGCCGGAGACGAAGTAATTGTTCCTGCCAATACCTGGGTTTCCCTTGCAGAGTCGGTCATCAATGTGGGGGCTTCGCCTGTCTTCGCTGACGCCCTTCCCGGAGAATACACCATCGATCCGGCATCAGTTCAAAGGTGCATTTCGAAGACAACAAGAGCCATTATTGTCGTGCATCAGTATGGGCAGCCAGCGCACGTGAATGAATTATTGGAAATACGAGACGCACATAAGCTGGTATTGATCGAAGACTGTGCCCATGCGCATGGAGCTGTTTATCAGGAAAAAAATGTAGGCACCATTGGAGACTTTGGCTGCTTTAGCTTTTACCCCACCAAGAACCTGGGCTGCCTGGGCGATGGGGGCGCAGTTGTTACCAACGACGACGAATATGCGGCTACAGTTCGGTTGGTGGGCAATCATGGACAGCCCGCACGGGATGTACATAAAGTGGCAGGCAGAAACAGTCGGCTGCACGAGCTTCAGGCAGCTTTTCTGAGATCGAAGCTTCCTTTGCTCGATCAGTGGAATACAAGAAGAAGATCCATCGCCACCTACTATATGTATGGTCTCGACAGGTCGATGTACCGATTGCCCCAGGTGGGAGATCCAGACTATGCTGTTTTTCATCAATATGTAATTCAAACAGATGACAGGGAAAACCTGATCCGACACTTAGATCGTGGCGGCGTTGGTGTCGCTATTCACTATCCAGCCCCTATTAACGAACTTTCCCCATACCGGTCGTTCAGAACAGACCCTGAGGGGCTGTCAGTTTGTTCGTCTGAAAAGAGCAGCATTCTTTCCCTTCCTATGTTTCCCGAGCTAACAGATGATGAAGTGCAAAGGGTGATCCATACACTAAATAATTTCAGGGGCTAG
- a CDS encoding glycosyltransferase has translation MKKLKVLIVTYYWPPSAGGGVQRWLKLSSHLPEFGVEPIIFTPENPAFSLKDDTLMREVADNLEVWKFPIWEPLKYFGKDGQPRQGQVLEKKKKGFLDTFLIWARATFFIPDPRVFWVRPSVRFLAPMIKSNNIDLIITTGPPHSMHLIGMKLQKKTGVKWVADFRDPWSQWDILDKLGVKGWARKRHSFLEQKVIKNCDLLITVSNAWAADFSRLGATKTFVLTNGYDEHAMESEKPTVPGGKFRLAHIGMLNEMRNPLVLWEVLSELCVENREFATSLEIYLAGILSDQVIASIEAFPELKGKLAVDGYLSHGSARRAMKTSTVQLLVMNDSGNAKGHIPGKFFEYLEAKRPILAIGDSAGDVAKIIEDTGAGACLGFNDKVGVRRALEKQFADFKADQPFAPKHFDKYARRSLAMKLSNRLFEIFIDNKR, from the coding sequence ATGAAAAAACTGAAAGTATTGATAGTTACTTACTATTGGCCCCCGAGTGCAGGAGGGGGTGTTCAGAGATGGCTGAAACTTTCCAGTCACCTCCCGGAATTTGGTGTTGAGCCTATCATTTTCACTCCGGAAAATCCGGCATTCAGCCTCAAAGATGACACGCTGATGAGGGAAGTAGCTGACAATCTGGAGGTTTGGAAGTTTCCGATTTGGGAGCCACTAAAATATTTCGGTAAGGACGGACAGCCCAGGCAGGGGCAAGTGCTTGAGAAAAAGAAGAAAGGCTTTCTTGATACATTCCTTATTTGGGCCAGAGCTACCTTTTTCATTCCCGACCCCAGAGTCTTTTGGGTCAGACCGTCGGTTCGCTTTCTGGCTCCAATGATTAAGAGCAATAACATTGACCTGATTATCACCACGGGGCCTCCGCACAGCATGCATTTGATTGGCATGAAGCTCCAAAAAAAGACGGGAGTAAAGTGGGTAGCTGATTTCAGAGATCCCTGGTCACAATGGGACATTCTCGACAAGCTTGGGGTGAAAGGGTGGGCTCGTAAACGTCACAGTTTTCTCGAACAAAAGGTTATCAAAAACTGTGATTTGCTCATAACGGTTAGTAATGCCTGGGCGGCCGATTTTAGCCGATTGGGTGCCACTAAAACGTTTGTGCTAACGAATGGGTACGACGAGCATGCTATGGAAAGTGAAAAGCCTACGGTGCCAGGTGGAAAATTTAGGCTTGCACATATTGGCATGCTCAATGAAATGAGAAACCCTCTGGTGTTATGGGAGGTGCTTTCGGAGCTGTGCGTCGAAAACAGGGAATTTGCTACTAGTTTGGAAATTTACCTGGCAGGTATTCTTAGTGATCAGGTGATTGCATCTATCGAGGCTTTTCCTGAGCTGAAGGGTAAGCTCGCTGTTGATGGCTACCTGTCTCATGGCAGTGCAAGAAGGGCGATGAAAACCAGCACGGTTCAATTGCTGGTAATGAATGATTCCGGCAATGCAAAAGGACACATACCCGGAAAGTTTTTTGAATACTTGGAGGCGAAGCGACCGATTTTGGCTATCGGTGATTCTGCCGGAGATGTTGCCAAAATCATTGAGGATACGGGGGCAGGTGCATGCCTTGGATTCAACGACAAGGTTGGAGTTAGGCGAGCGTTAGAGAAACAGTTTGCTGATTTCAAAGCTGACCAACCATTCGCACCTAAGCACTTTGATAAATACGCCAGAAGGAGCCTCGCTATGAAGCTCTCAAACAGGTTGTTCGAAATTTTTATTGATAACAAGCGCTGA
- the pfkA gene encoding 6-phosphofructokinase, translating into MKKIAVFTSGGDAPGMNACIRSVVRSALYHELEIYGIKYGYNGMIEGDIYKMKSYSVSNIVQRGGTILKSARSKDFMTKEGRKKAYEQLSSRGIEGLIAIGGDGTFTGANIFFEEYGIPVVGAPGTIDNDLFGSDYTIGFDTAVNTALEAIDKIRDTAMSHDRVFFIEVMGRHSGYIAIQSGIGGGAELVMVPETSTTINEVINALQKGKDAQKTSSIVVVAEGGEEGNAHEIAAKVAPHLPKADIRVSTLGHIQRGGNPTAFDRILASRLGLAAVEGLLNGEKNVMVGIIDKEVVYTNLKIAISKSKPLDQDLIRLVEILSI; encoded by the coding sequence ATGAAGAAAATAGCTGTATTTACTTCGGGTGGTGATGCACCTGGCATGAATGCTTGTATAAGGTCTGTTGTTAGAAGTGCTCTTTATCATGAACTTGAGATCTACGGAATCAAGTATGGTTATAATGGAATGATTGAGGGGGACATCTACAAAATGAAGTCTTATTCCGTTAGCAACATCGTTCAAAGGGGCGGCACGATACTCAAATCGGCCAGAAGTAAAGATTTCATGACCAAGGAAGGTCGCAAGAAGGCCTATGAGCAGCTTTCGTCAAGAGGAATAGAAGGCCTGATTGCCATTGGTGGAGACGGAACCTTTACCGGTGCTAATATCTTCTTTGAGGAGTATGGCATTCCGGTGGTGGGTGCGCCAGGCACAATTGACAACGACCTATTTGGTTCTGACTATACTATTGGCTTTGATACAGCGGTAAACACTGCGCTCGAAGCCATCGACAAAATAAGAGATACGGCCATGTCGCACGACAGGGTCTTTTTTATCGAAGTAATGGGGCGGCACTCAGGCTATATTGCTATCCAGTCAGGCATCGGCGGCGGTGCCGAGTTGGTGATGGTGCCTGAAACTTCTACTACCATCAACGAAGTGATTAATGCCCTTCAAAAAGGCAAAGATGCGCAGAAGACCTCCTCCATTGTGGTAGTGGCTGAAGGAGGTGAGGAAGGCAATGCACACGAAATTGCCGCCAAAGTAGCACCGCATTTGCCAAAAGCGGATATACGGGTTTCCACGCTGGGTCACATCCAGCGAGGCGGCAACCCCACCGCTTTTGACAGGATTCTTGCTTCCAGACTAGGGCTGGCTGCAGTAGAAGGTCTTTTGAATGGGGAAAAAAATGTAATGGTAGGTATTATCGACAAAGAAGTGGTATACACCAACTTAAAAATCGCCATTTCAAAGTCGAAGCCGCTCGATCAGGATTTGATTCGGCTCGTCGAAATCCTTAGCATCTAA
- the miaA gene encoding tRNA (adenosine(37)-N6)-dimethylallyltransferase MiaA yields MSRSDKKLIVIVGPTAVGKTDLAFDLAKKLPTEIVSADSRQFYRELEIGTAKPEPFMLEQVKHHFVNSLSITEDYTAGQFERDALAVLADVFKERGVAIMVGGSGLYVQAVCDGMDEMPVIKEGVREKWNANVAENGLSEVRKYVEEHDPEFFQEVDKNNPVRLVRAAEVIESTGKTFSSFRMRQGKSERPFSTIKIGLTADRQQLYDRIDLRMDQMIANGLFEEAEFFFGNRHLQSLQTLGYQEVFGYLEGNYDKTEAVRLLKRNSRRYAKRQLTWFRKDAEVQWFDRLATAEVYKMLRENGLNV; encoded by the coding sequence ATGAGTCGGAGTGATAAAAAGCTGATTGTAATAGTGGGGCCAACTGCCGTTGGAAAGACCGACCTGGCTTTCGACCTGGCCAAAAAGCTCCCGACTGAGATCGTTTCGGCCGACTCCAGGCAGTTTTACCGGGAGCTGGAGATTGGCACTGCAAAACCCGAGCCTTTTATGCTTGAACAGGTGAAGCATCATTTTGTTAATAGCCTGTCGATTACCGAGGACTACACAGCCGGGCAGTTCGAAAGAGATGCGCTAGCCGTGCTGGCTGATGTTTTCAAAGAGAGAGGCGTAGCCATCATGGTGGGTGGATCGGGCCTTTATGTGCAGGCGGTGTGCGATGGCATGGATGAAATGCCTGTTATCAAAGAAGGTGTGCGTGAGAAGTGGAATGCGAATGTGGCAGAAAACGGTCTTTCGGAAGTGAGAAAATACGTTGAAGAGCACGACCCTGAGTTTTTTCAAGAGGTTGATAAAAACAACCCTGTGAGGCTTGTGAGAGCGGCTGAGGTAATTGAATCGACCGGGAAAACGTTCTCTTCTTTCAGGATGCGGCAGGGTAAAAGTGAGCGGCCGTTTTCTACTATCAAAATAGGTCTTACGGCTGACCGCCAGCAATTGTACGACCGTATCGACCTGCGCATGGATCAAATGATCGCCAACGGCCTTTTTGAAGAGGCTGAGTTTTTTTTTGGCAACAGGCATCTTCAGTCGCTGCAAACGCTGGGTTATCAGGAGGTGTTCGGCTACCTGGAAGGCAACTACGACAAAACAGAGGCTGTTCGGCTGCTCAAACGGAACTCACGAAGGTACGCAAAAAGACAACTGACCTGGTTTAGAAAAGATGCAGAGGTTCAGTGGTTTGACCGATTGGCAACCGCTGAAGTTTATAAGATGCTTCGTGAGAATGGCCTCAACGTTTAG
- a CDS encoding PAS domain S-box protein, translating into MISLDNKTTEELRKEIERLNAELRIAQSRFKTSIEDSNDISLLLNNDVIVNCNEKALEVFKVGSKEIVGKSIFEFCPNFQADGSASADKFQQKIKLALLGLPQKFVGEIKNSSEKVFFSKIKLSALTEEKNNHLLCTIKLENKDDDADVYFLESEKTFQSLADNAPVLLRMTNSNNFFYYFSKQWLKFTGKEVEEEQNNGWIANIHEEDLNDVLVTMDLAFKRRKKYEVTYRLRRYDKKYRWVLDTGIPRVSSLGKFSGYISATIDITERKLAEEAESREKALLESEKKLQKSLNQSKILSLTTNSEGIITFCNEAFLKATRKPAGDLMGKSLFEVFQPYGGDNVTKKSFRTLVEREDYTEALTGVITLDGDEILIIRFSSIILKNAKGQVIGITIVGENITERRKVRQELEKTNAQLKELFDNSSDLIQIFTSEGEFRFVNEAWKTKLGYNDEEISQLRLTDLIPKDYQSSTVENLNQIGRGERIEKFETVFISKFGKNIYVSGRVNCTIQDGSPTEFRGIFYDITERIRAEKAQSLYYKIANLTTTSSNLDALYRNVFEELNKILKIQNFAISLKDEKTGKIQFPYLITELEEPSEVKQLKSITKLLAEFTFERSKPLIIYEDGIRRIADNKKLPLHAKLPLIWLGVQVNVDGKPAGVISFHSYKDRTAYNHKDLELLDFISSQVSLALERKSNEAKIISQSARLKAIFESTTHQIWSIDRNYCFTSFNQNYADALQRYYGITPSLGGQSGFDFLVPSLGEFWKTKYDRAFSGEIVNFQSHVTDLKGNKIWRDVFLNPIFLPDGSIEEISVIANDITEKKLSEVALQESEEKFRNIFESFQDIYFRCDAKGKITMISPSVIELLGYTSKEVIGKNIDELFSSSDSIHSVFSKLRKNRRLRNFEATLYTKDGKDLQCLCNIRLVYRRNYPLEIEGVARDITTLIRTNEELRKAKELAERSLKIKERFLANMSHEIRTPMNGIIGMLDLIGSTQLNQEQSEYLRTIKKSSETLLTILNDILDLSKIEAGKMEIRKRPVNLRGTLDKLYNLFSQQASINETSLQYTVAKSLPEYFLLDETRVLQVLSNLTSNAIKFSKGRGKIYISLNEHKRKGDTLILKVKIKDSGIGISKEDLKKLFDSFSQVDNSMTKKFGGTGLGLAISKELTKSMGGEIGVYSTPGLGSTFWFTFEAEIIEQPEERNLPLTDEAIQKVFSKKIPYILLVDDNDVNRKVAGHILIKAGCRVDFAENGDDAIEMIQQHQYNVVFMDIQMPKKDGVQVTREIKLLNLDHQPPIIAMTAYSMEEDRKKFLDSGLDDYISKPIQAKTIIQKVVDWIENNKPSEIVVQKMAEVPDDLKIVNTLVLDELSKYGGAEMVESVLNDFLKEAQESLANCKDALRVSNYEVLRSELHTLKGNSGTLGIERFAWYVTQLEQELKRSIYEEVEKKLAQIDASFDEFKENYKLFVGASSTSS; encoded by the coding sequence ATGATCAGCCTTGACAACAAAACTACGGAAGAATTACGGAAGGAGATCGAAAGGCTTAATGCTGAGCTTCGGATAGCACAATCACGGTTTAAAACGTCCATAGAAGACAGCAACGACATCAGCCTGTTGCTAAACAATGACGTCATTGTCAACTGCAATGAAAAAGCTCTTGAGGTTTTCAAGGTTGGTAGCAAAGAAATTGTTGGAAAGTCAATTTTTGAATTTTGCCCGAATTTTCAAGCCGATGGCAGTGCCTCAGCAGACAAGTTCCAACAAAAAATAAAACTGGCGCTGCTTGGCCTCCCCCAAAAGTTTGTTGGAGAAATTAAAAACTCTTCTGAGAAGGTCTTCTTTTCTAAAATAAAGCTATCGGCACTAACCGAAGAGAAAAACAACCACCTGCTTTGCACAATCAAGCTGGAGAACAAGGACGATGACGCCGATGTGTATTTTCTGGAATCGGAAAAGACGTTCCAATCTCTGGCCGACAATGCTCCTGTGCTGTTGCGAATGACCAATTCCAACAACTTCTTCTACTACTTCAGCAAGCAATGGCTCAAGTTTACTGGCAAAGAAGTAGAAGAGGAGCAAAACAATGGATGGATTGCCAACATTCACGAAGAAGACCTGAATGACGTGCTGGTTACCATGGACCTGGCTTTTAAGCGTCGTAAAAAATATGAGGTTACCTACAGGCTGCGCCGCTACGACAAGAAATACAGATGGGTGCTGGATACCGGCATTCCGAGAGTCAGTAGCCTGGGTAAGTTCTCCGGCTATATCTCCGCCACCATAGACATTACCGAGAGGAAGCTGGCAGAAGAAGCTGAAAGCCGTGAAAAAGCTTTGTTGGAGAGCGAAAAAAAGCTTCAAAAATCGCTCAACCAGTCTAAAATTCTTTCGCTTACCACCAACAGCGAGGGCATTATTACATTTTGCAACGAAGCATTTTTGAAAGCCACCCGAAAACCCGCCGGGGACCTCATGGGCAAGAGTCTGTTTGAGGTGTTTCAGCCCTACGGCGGCGACAACGTAACCAAAAAAAGTTTCCGAACACTGGTAGAGAGAGAGGACTACACCGAGGCACTGACTGGCGTAATTACGCTGGATGGAGACGAAATTCTCATTATACGGTTTAGCTCCATTATACTTAAGAATGCCAAGGGCCAGGTAATTGGTATCACCATCGTTGGAGAAAATATTACAGAACGACGGAAGGTTCGACAAGAGTTAGAAAAGACCAACGCCCAGCTGAAAGAACTCTTCGACAATTCGAGCGACCTTATTCAAATTTTCACATCGGAAGGAGAGTTCAGGTTTGTGAATGAGGCCTGGAAAACCAAACTCGGATACAATGACGAAGAAATAAGCCAGCTGAGGCTTACTGATTTGATACCGAAAGACTACCAAAGCAGTACAGTCGAGAACCTGAACCAGATTGGACGTGGGGAGCGAATCGAGAAGTTTGAAACTGTTTTTATCAGTAAGTTTGGTAAGAATATCTACGTTTCCGGGCGAGTCAACTGCACTATTCAGGATGGCAGCCCGACAGAGTTTAGAGGTATCTTTTACGACATTACAGAAAGGATACGTGCCGAAAAAGCGCAAAGCCTCTACTACAAAATTGCCAACCTGACGACCACCAGTAGCAATCTGGATGCGCTGTACCGCAACGTATTTGAGGAGCTTAACAAAATACTGAAGATTCAGAATTTTGCCATCAGTCTCAAAGATGAAAAAACAGGGAAAATCCAGTTCCCTTACCTCATCACCGAGTTAGAAGAGCCGTCGGAAGTCAAGCAGCTAAAAAGCATTACCAAACTGCTGGCTGAATTCACATTTGAGAGAAGCAAGCCACTGATCATTTACGAAGACGGTATTCGGCGCATTGCAGATAATAAAAAGTTGCCTCTTCATGCCAAGCTTCCGCTGATATGGCTGGGAGTGCAGGTCAATGTCGATGGTAAACCGGCGGGTGTTATTTCGTTTCATTCTTACAAAGACCGAACAGCCTATAACCACAAAGACCTTGAACTGCTGGATTTCATCTCCAGCCAGGTGTCTCTTGCGCTCGAACGCAAGTCGAACGAAGCGAAAATCATTAGCCAAAGCGCCAGGCTAAAAGCAATTTTTGAGTCTACCACTCACCAAATCTGGTCCATCGACAGGAACTACTGCTTCACTTCCTTCAACCAAAACTACGCTGATGCGCTGCAGCGCTACTACGGCATTACCCCCTCTCTGGGTGGTCAGAGCGGCTTCGACTTTCTGGTTCCAAGCCTCGGCGAGTTTTGGAAAACCAAGTACGACCGTGCTTTTAGTGGCGAAATCGTCAACTTCCAAAGCCATGTTACTGACCTCAAGGGCAACAAAATATGGAGAGATGTATTCCTCAACCCAATCTTCCTTCCCGACGGCTCTATTGAAGAGATTTCAGTTATCGCCAACGACATTACTGAGAAGAAGCTTTCGGAAGTGGCACTACAGGAAAGCGAAGAGAAATTCAGGAATATCTTCGAATCCTTTCAGGACATTTATTTCCGTTGCGATGCCAAGGGAAAGATCACGATGATCAGCCCGTCGGTCATAGAACTTTTAGGCTACACATCTAAGGAGGTAATAGGAAAAAACATCGACGAACTCTTCAGCTCGTCCGACTCCATCCACAGTGTATTCAGCAAGCTGCGAAAGAACAGAAGGCTAAGAAACTTCGAGGCGACCTTGTACACAAAAGATGGAAAGGATTTGCAATGCCTCTGCAACATCCGCCTGGTATATCGCAGAAACTACCCGCTTGAAATTGAAGGTGTCGCCAGAGACATCACCACGCTGATCCGCACCAATGAAGAGCTTCGCAAAGCAAAAGAGCTGGCAGAAAGGTCACTCAAGATCAAAGAGCGTTTCCTGGCCAACATGAGCCATGAGATTAGGACGCCTATGAACGGGATCATTGGCATGCTGGATCTGATAGGCAGTACACAACTCAATCAGGAGCAGTCCGAGTACCTCAGAACAATTAAAAAGTCTTCCGAAACCCTCCTCACCATTCTCAACGACATTCTCGATTTGTCAAAAATTGAGGCGGGCAAAATGGAGATTAGAAAAAGGCCCGTAAACCTCCGGGGAACGCTGGACAAGCTTTATAACCTATTCAGCCAGCAGGCGTCAATCAACGAAACTAGCCTTCAATACACGGTAGCGAAAAGCTTACCCGAGTACTTCCTCCTTGACGAAACCAGGGTGTTGCAAGTTCTTTCGAATCTCACCTCCAATGCCATCAAGTTCTCCAAAGGGCGAGGCAAAATTTACATCAGCCTTAACGAGCACAAGAGAAAGGGGGACACCCTGATTTTGAAGGTGAAGATCAAAGATTCGGGCATTGGGATAAGCAAAGAAGACCTGAAGAAGCTCTTCGACTCGTTCAGCCAGGTTGACAACTCTATGACCAAAAAGTTTGGCGGCACAGGCCTCGGACTGGCAATATCTAAAGAGCTGACCAAATCGATGGGCGGTGAAATAGGCGTTTATTCTACGCCCGGCCTTGGCAGTACCTTTTGGTTTACCTTCGAAGCAGAAATAATAGAGCAACCCGAGGAAAGGAATCTTCCCCTTACCGACGAGGCCATTCAGAAAGTGTTCAGCAAGAAAATCCCATATATACTTCTGGTGGACGACAATGACGTCAACAGGAAGGTAGCAGGGCATATCCTTATTAAGGCGGGATGCAGGGTAGACTTTGCAGAAAACGGCGACGACGCTATTGAAATGATCCAGCAGCACCAGTACAACGTGGTTTTTATGGACATACAAATGCCCAAAAAAGACGGTGTGCAGGTCACCCGGGAGATTAAACTCCTCAACCTCGACCATCAGCCCCCAATTATCGCCATGACCGCCTATTCGATGGAAGAAGACAGGAAGAAATTCCTCGATAGTGGTTTGGACGACTATATTTCCAAACCGATCCAGGCCAAAACCATCATCCAAAAAGTGGTGGATTGGATAGAGAACAATAAGCCAAGCGAAATTGTAGTCCAAAAAATGGCCGAGGTACCTGACGACCTTAAAATTGTAAACACGCTGGTGCTGGACGAACTCAGCAAGTATGGCGGAGCCGAAATGGTTGAGTCGGTGCTCAACGACTTCTTAAAGGAGGCTCAGGAGAGTCTTGCAAACTGCAAAGACGCTCTGAGAGTGAGCAATTACGAGGTACTGAGGTCGGAACTGC